In Phragmites australis chromosome 17, lpPhrAust1.1, whole genome shotgun sequence, the following are encoded in one genomic region:
- the LOC133897212 gene encoding D-aminoacyl-tRNA deacylase, with amino-acid sequence MVVLVVATASDPASIGPAAAFLAMPGWSPGPPFAEGMESFTNGDVRLLKHERGIVDEDHLDHRWQEATGEVVSEVIFFSKHTAVSNRPALTVHPIGVPHLREDETPPQGGAPGWAAIPNPRIGPWLRLMQKVAAGQGLVPEFEITLEATHHGPVTNTPTMFLEIGSTEEYWGRQDAAQAIALVMWKGLGLEDGNAIGNWQRNGEKVLLGIGGGHYAPRHMDIVIKDGVWVGHLLSGYSLPMETPAQVNGKTCAVGGMWKHSIKVSYEATKAAFPEGEIIAHLDHKSFKGWQKNAITSYLQEQNIRVGKPNDFL; translated from the exons ATGGTGGTGCTAGTGGTGGCGACGGCGTCGGACCCGGCGTCCATCGGCCCCGCCGCAGCCTTCCTCGCCATGCCCGGCTGGTCCCCCGGCCCGCCCTTCGCc GAGGGgatggagagctttacaaatgGCGATGTTCGGTTATTAAAGCATGAGCGCGGCATTGTTGATGAGGATCATCTTGACCACAGGTGGCAGGAAGCCACTGGAGAGGTTGTTTCGGAGGTCATATTCTTCAGCAAACACACTGCAGTCTCCAACCGCCCGGCCCTCACTGTCCATCCAATTG GTGTGCCACATCTGAGGGAGGATGAGACCCCACCTCAAGGAGGGGCTCCTGGATGGGCAGCAATTCCAAACCCTCGAATTGGCCCATGGCTCCGGTTGATGCAAAAGGTCGCTGCAGGCCAAGGTCTTGTTCCAGAGTTTGAG ATTACACTTGAGGCTACTCACCATGGGCCAGTTACCAACACACCCACCATGTTTCTTGAGATAG GCAGCACGGAAGAATACTGGGGTAGACAAGATGCTGCGCAGGCAATTGCTCTA GTTATGTGGAAAGGTCTTGGTCTTGAGGATGGAAATGCTATTGGAAATTGGCAGAG GAATGGTGAAAAAGTTCTACTAGGTATAGGTGGTGGCCACTACGCTCCTCGTCACATGGATATTGTCAT CAAAGATGGCGTGTGGGTGGGTCATTTGCTCTCTGGTTACTCCTTGCCAATGGAAACACCAGCCCAAGTAAATGGAAAGACTTGTGCGGTTGGTGGAATGTGGAAGCACTCCATTAAAGTTTCATATGAAGCCACGAAAGCAGCATTTCCTGAGGGTGAAATTATAGCACATCTTGATCACAA GAGCTTCAAGGGCTGGCAGAAAAATGCCATTACGAGTTACTTGCAGGAGCAGAATATTAGGGTCGGAAAGCCTAATGACTTCCTCTAA